The Mercenaria mercenaria strain notata chromosome 6, MADL_Memer_1, whole genome shotgun sequence genome contains the following window.
AAAGTTTGATTAAGCTTTTTTGACGTTCAATAatgtatttgttgtgtttttttttttttttggtttttttttttaatgttccacATATTTTGTAtctcaaaatgatgcaaaaattaAGAATATTCAAAGGTACAAAGatacaaatatatttgttatagtGAATTTGTGATATTAAACGCCATAAGTAAATAACACTTATTGTTACAATATTACTTGAAGCTGCTTTAATCGTAAGTTTACAGTGTCGTCCTTGTCTGAAACTATGCGCTTGTTTACATTAGAAACCAATGAAATAAGGACCGACTTGCGTACACTGACTTTGTGACTTACCTGCCAATATTAAAAATGTCTTTTGACATGCTTATTGATTCATGGAGAAGAAATAAATCTTGCATTCTTCCACACAGCTGGTCTGTAAACTGTGAAATCTCTGCTAACACTGGACTAGAAACTCCATGTAATCGCAGTCACTATAGGTGGCAGTTCGTGCGAAGTAGTGTAAAGAAACCAACGTTGTTAAGAGTGCTGTCAAAAGCTGTGACCTTTGCGTTGGTCTGCAGATCCAAGAGTGCCACAAATATCACAATGGTCTCGGAAAAACATACGCTCGCGAACTCATCTTGCTTAAAACCTCTAACGGATTGCTTCTATCTTTAAAATCGTCTGTAACTCTAATAAACTCTGTTCATATTCTGATCTCTCACCTTCTTTCAATGTCGCCATCTTTCACGGTTCCATTTGTTGACAGGAAATAGAATGATCTCATTTGAGATAGCTATATGCTGTCTCGAAaaatcaaactcaaactcagatgaaaatcaatttctttcGAGAACACCAATTTAAAATCGTTCTCAAAATTTCATGATCAAACTCAGATTGAGACTGAAAATCAATCTCAAGTAGTTTTGTGAACACGCGGCCAGGTTTCgattttaatacaaattattctaaattcaatTCCAATCAGTCGTTCCGATTCGACTTTGATCTTTGCCGCCAGAACAAAATTGGGTTTTCACTGTATTAGAACGCTACATATGCTTATTTCACCGATAATTTTTATACGTATGTAAATGTCCTTTTTACTTTTCTATACAAAATACATAGTAAATGTTATAACTATCACTTATAACAAGGATAAATGTTATGTATAGGTCGTTTTCAAATTTTACTACATAAGTAAATTTCGCATAATTTTACGTGTAGTCTTCCCCTATTGCCTCTTAAACATAATTACGCTAAAATATCAAATGAGCATAGGGGGAAAATCGTATCAAAATAGcctatattttatattatgtattgaTCCTTAAAATCAATGTTATATTACACAGATTAAAATTATAAAGCAGGAAACATAATATTTagaggttattagatttgtatcgagaaatatgcacgagttctatAGCGGaaattgcgcgactttaggagcgcaatatcctTCGGCGAAAGAAAGTGTGCAatgtaataatgtttttattacatacccaaaGTACCCATACAGCTGTCATATAACTGATATTTATTTGGTTTTTTCACCTTGATACAAAATGAAAGAATTGTcaataaagaacttttaaacgcgacgatACGCATGGAACCGCCATTGCAGATGACGTCACGCATccgatttgaaattttgaacgtcaatatggaaaaatatatgtTCCATTGCAGCTTAACGGAGTTTATAATTGAgcatgtaataatattatttttacatttcttatCCATACTAAGTATAGCTTTCAGTGCAACATATCTTAAGcagataaaatatgttttgctgTCGTTGGCCGATATAGGAGTATGCGAAGAAGCTATAGGATATTTACCCATGAAGCTAACTTTTGAAACATACCTGTGTAGAAATTGGCACTGGCGAATATGTGCTGTAACTATGACAATTATAAAAAATCTTGTAAATAAGCCAAGAAAGATCGGTATGGCTAGATTAGAGTTGCATAATACCGTTTTCAACGCAGATATGCAGATAATATGCTGACATTTGCAGTTCTTTAATTAATGCAGACACAAAAGACATACTTCATATTCTGATACTTAGGGAAGACAATGATTGCTGTTTCTGAGTTAAAGAGATAATTAATCGTGATTTTGACGACACTTGTATACGAGGTTTCATGTATTTCAGTTGTTAGTGCGAATGTTCTTTCAGTCTTGTAAATGTTCCAGATGATTTTAACTTGCCGCCACGACACGCAGACGTTTACGAGATTTGGTTtggaataattaatttaaaaatagtcTTTAATGTAACTTCTAACGAGTATCCACAAAAACTTAGACGTTAGTATCATtcgaaaaaaaagttaatttctGCGGCAAATGTTAAAACAGGAAAAGACTGACAATTAAAACAAGCATTTATAATGATTTAAATTGTACGGATATGTTGAGACAGAGAATTAAAGTGACAAATGTTTCAATTTTGAGCACAAAAATATTGTAGATATTTTTCAGACGTATTTCAAACATACACTCAATTATAGGAATACATACGCGATGAGGTCCAATGACAATGCATCGTGATACATTGAACAGAACTGATTCATTACAGGACATGGAGAGCTCAGCAGACGACGATGCCTTGTTTCTAAGGTATCTGAATCTTGGTTTTCTATCGCCGGTGATCGTGTTTGGAGTGCTAGGTAACTTTCTGGGTATACTCACATGGAGCCGTGGTTGCTACAGAAATACGTCTACTGCGGCACTTTTGATTGCATTAGCCATCGCTGATACCGCCGTGTTGACGATTCCAGCATTAGAGCGTTGGTTACACAGAGTAATTTTCTTCATGATAAGGAATGACAACATTGTGACATGTAAGATATGGGCGTTTTTATCTTACTTTGGACCGACCATATCATCCTGGATCATAGTTATTGTTACGGCGGAAAGATTAGTTAGTATCTGGTTCCCGCTGAAAGTGTTCTTCGTTTGCACCAGAAAGAAAGCGCTCTTCGTGGTGTTAGGAATATGCCTGCTTATGGCAGCACTGTATCTTCCCATTATCATTAATGCCAcgttaattaaaaaagaaaacattggaAATCAATTCTACGTCAACTCAACCGATATTACGTCATATTTAATTATATGCGACGCTCCGGAAAATGAGCCTTTCCGTAACGTTTACGTTCCGTTGTTGATGTGGCTAGACATGGGATTTCTTTTTATTGTTCCGTTCCTTTTGATCGTCATCGGAAATATATTGATATTGTACAAACTTTATAAAAGCAATACAATATTAACAGAAGAAGGTCATGACATTTCTGATAGATCGAAAGTAACCAATTCCTTTACAGTCCAAGCCATTACTGCTAGCGCTACgttttttgtttgtctgtttccTGTAACGTGTTACCAAGTTGCAGGGACAATCACCGAGTACAGACTACCAGATTACGCGGACGATATTATACACATTCTCTTGTATGCGAAAAGTGCCTTCAACTTTATAATTTACTGTGCGATAGGGTCCGTTTTCAGGAAAAGTCTTAAAACTGTGCTAGGTAATATATTAAGCAGACAGGAAAGGCTGATGGACCATCCGGATTCTAGTATGAATCAAACACAGGAATCACCATTGTAATCTGGACTTAACTCTATGATATTGGAGTACATCTTTTGACAGTGAGTGCATTTAAAAATAGTTATATTAAAGTATAAACGCTAAATCTCCGTCAGTATTGTTAACATTTTAGTGTATTCAGATAGAGAAAACTGTTGGTGATTTATAAGCAATCTGTTGTTTTCCAGAAACTTGGATTGTATACCACGTGGCTATTATCAGTATGAACAGGTGATGTGATGCGGAGAAAGCAAAGAAGCTGACAGTTATTTTTTGTTGCAAGTGTTCTGTGAAAGCTTGCCTCCTGCTGCAAATTGACATAATGTCGGCCTGAAGACATAACACTTTGGCGGAACACTGTATACAGGTCTTCATTGTGTAACAAgttgtaattaaaacaaaatctatCGTGTGCTGTAATAAGTCCTACTACGTTAATGCTATAAATATGAAGTGTTTTCATATTTGCACTAAGATTTAAACTATATGGAAGTCGttgtacaatttaaaatgatCCTTGGAacacagaaatatattttttcctttaaagcATCAGTTTTTGCTCGACCTTTACAAAATGCAAACAATAGTTATCTCATGTTGTCAACCATCACAATGTTGGGTGTCCCAATGGAGACCTAGTCACAAACATCAACTCCTGTTATAGGGAGCAGTATGTGTTACGGTACCAAATACGCTCGCTTCTTTACAAAGTCAATTCTGATACGCCACAGGCCACACGTAAGGTCCAATCCAACCTTCTAATGACATACCCAATGATTAGTCCATGTTCCATTTTAATACGCCTCAGACCCATACTTACAAAGCAAAACAAAGCCGTGTTTCGTATACATGCTTTAATTTTGACGATAGACTCATGGAACAAACCAATATCCTGAGTAACGTGAGTCATGTGTTGataactttgaatattttattaatacgTTAAACGTTTCTCGCTAGGAACACAGTGCTTTATTTTGACGACAGAATCATGAACTAAACCAATATTCTGGGATTTTTTGACATTTGTTTCAATAAACGTGGAAAGGTTTCTCCGGGATGGGGTTGTTATCATTTATAAgacattaaatatttattattctaacacgaccaggcataacatacatacatgtagagcaaaaacCTAACGCCCGcttgcttagctcagtaggtagagcgtcggtctacggatcgcggggtcgtgagttcgattctcgggcggggcgtatgttctccgtgactatttgataaacgacattgtgtctgaaatcattagtcctccacctctgattcatgtggggaagttggcagttacttgcggagaacaggtttgtccTGGTACagatccaggaacactagttaggttacctgcccgccgttatatgactgaaatactgttgaaaaacggcgttaaacccaaaacaaacaaacagagcaaaatctatctcgggttattctgcaataaaccattcgcgtgcaatgacgtcatccgatccaggtgcgtagcactgTCGTAAAAGAAGTTACCATTTTTCTAACagtgttgatactagtatgtcgtgttagaatcgaaataacaagttcccaagtgtgatttatcgtagaataactctagtttttcgttcttatgcaaaacaatatatcactcaggcctacggccttcgtgatatattcttacgcctaagaactcaaaacacgggttattctacgataaaccacactttggAACTTATTGTTTCTTAATATACCTATGTTATGGTTAATATTACCGAAAATAGCCCCAGACAAGCGATGCATGAGTCACCTGCTTATGTTGTTGggaatttattgtaaatgttgACTCGGAAGTATGAAAATGGGTTTAAACGTTTAGTATTCGGTGATAATCAACACACAAGAAAATCCCGACCCGATTTTATTGCTGGTGACAATTTTTCTCGTAAAGATGTCTTACCTGAAGATTTGATGTTAATCGAGTTTCATAGGAAATAATTATTGTTTAGAATGATTAGATTTATGCGCGCATTTAAAGTGATCGTCCAGGTATTGACAAAAATATTGGTCGGTAGAGGTCCGGATGTTGAAGACCTAAATTCTATTTGATTATGAAGAGTATTTTTGCCTAATGTGTTGTCGGATCATTATTTGGCTGATTTTACATTGCGTTTCAATAAAACTCTTTCCAGACACTTGGACTATTGGAATATTAATGGGCATGTTCTTTACGACAGGGCTAGGGTATGACCATTCTTTATATAGTGTTTGGCGTCACTACTTTTCGTCTAACATCGATGTCACAGTATGTGAGCGCTACCGTAGTGTGCTCGAGGATATGACATGTACACAATATTAGCTTTAAGGATGTTTTATTTCTAGTCTAGTGCTAGTGTTTTGAacagcttttttttcaaatatattatgcACTGTTATTTAACCAAATAACCTAATTGTCTGAAATTTATAGGAATTTAACCCGTTCAATAAAAACATGTTATTCTAAAAAAGGTCAGGATATTTCTAGATCGATCAACCGAGTTTCACAGCTCTGACATATCTTAAAgtatgcctccagatcgttcgacaacaaaaatatatatatattctaagaaggctttaaaacttaattactggcaaactttatgttacggaaacacatgagaatttgctgtttttactactttttaagatgaaaatcgaaaagcatttgtcacgcttttactacaggtaaactgtctccattataaatatctgtattttgatgTCAATCGATAGAGATTATTTTTAACATCAAAAACGTTGTTTCTATCCTAGACATACCGTCGTATAAAATGACAACGAACAATGTTGAAATGCACATGA
Protein-coding sequences here:
- the LOC123550282 gene encoding thyrotropin-releasing hormone receptor-like: MHRDTLNRTDSLQDMESSADDDALFLRYLNLGFLSPVIVFGVLGNFLGILTWSRGCYRNTSTAALLIALAIADTAVLTIPALERWLHRVIFFMIRNDNIVTCKIWAFLSYFGPTISSWIIVIVTAERLVSIWFPLKVFFVCTRKKALFVVLGICLLMAALYLPIIINATLIKKENIGNQFYVNSTDITSYLIICDAPENEPFRNVYVPLLMWLDMGFLFIVPFLLIVIGNILILYKLYKSNTILTEEGHDISDRSKVTNSFTVQAITASATFFVCLFPVTCYQVAGTITEYRLPDYADDIIHILLYAKSAFNFIIYCAIGSVFRKSLKTVLGNILSRQERLMDHPDSSMNQTQESPL